AAAAACATCTCGCCGCCTGGACTCTTGAAGCATGCACCCCAACCGGTCAAGTCAGGGCCGGGAAGTCCGTCGGCTGCGGAGTAGTTCTTGAATGTTTCTTTTGAGGGATCGAGTACTGACAATCCGTTGTTGGTGCTCATCCATAAATTGCCGCGACGATCCTCAAGGATGCAGCTCACGACATTTCCAGAGAGCCCATCTTGCTCATAGTAGGACCGAAACTGCCGTGTCTTGGCGTCAAATTTGTCGAGCCCGTCCTGAGTCCCAACCCACAGCGTTCCTGAGTGATCAAAATAGACGGAGTTTACCCGGTTATTGCTCAGGCTCGTTGGATCCTTGGTGTCGTGCTCGTAGATTTCGGTAAAGCGCTTGGTGGATGGATCAAAACGCTGCAAACCGCCGACATTAGAACCCAGCCAAAGGTCGCCTTTCCTGTCTTCGGCGATTGCGAAATAATTGAGTCCGCGGGTATTTGGAGTCGGCTTGTAGGTCGTGAAGTTCTGACTGGAGGCATTGAAACCACAAAGGCCGTCCCAGGTCGCGGCCCAAAGCTTTCCGGTGTGATCAATAAGCAATCGATCAGTGACACCGCTGCATAAGCTTGTGGGGTCCGCCGGATTGTGAGCGTAACCCTTAAGAGTGCCGGTTCTCCGGTCGTATCGCAGCAATCCCGGACCCGCGTTTCCAAGCCAAAGGATGTCCTGGCCGCCTTCGATGATCGAGAGCACTTCAGATCCACCGGCGGGGTGGAATAAAGAGCACCGGCCGGACTTGCGGTCAATGCGCTTCAAGCGCTGATCGACGCCGGCCCACAAAACGTTATTTCGATCTTCATAGATCGTGCTGATCAAGCTCGGATTCAGGCAGTCAGGATTATCAGATTCGTGAGAAAGGTTCTCAAACGACAGTGGCTTGGTGGCGAAATAGCTCGGTTCTACTTCGTGCATGCCAGTCCAAATGTTGCCCTCACGGTCCTGGAACAAGGCCATTACCCGATTACCGGCGAGGCTGTTGGAATCGTTAGGCTGGTGGCTGTAGCCGATGAAGCGTCGATGCTCCCGATCAAATTTCAACAAACCGGCGCCGGTACCGAACCACATTGTCCCCTGCTGATCTTCCAGCATGGTATATGCCTGGATGGTTCGATTCCTTAGACCACTCGTCCAGTCGAGTTTGTAACGAATAAGCGTATTCGCAATGCGATCAAAGGTAGCGATTCGTCCATCGGACCCGTAGATGATCCATAAAACGCCCGAGCGATCCTCGTGAAACCAAAGCCCCACCCCGGATTCGCCTAAATTAATCTGACGTCTAACTTTTCCGGTGTTCCGGTCAAATTCATTCAGGGCCTGGCTCGTCGAAACCCAGAATGCTCCTGTACTGTCTTCTGCCGTGGCCTGGATGTCGTTATCGCCAAGACTTGAAGGATCATTGGGGTCGTGACGGAAGCGTTTCACGTCACCGGTGGTCGGGTTGAATTGAAATAGTCCATTGCGGGTTGACAGCCACAACATCCCGGAATGGTCTTGGCTGATGTGGGTGACAGGAGCTATTTCTCCGGCCGCCCTATTTGGATCGATTCGGTAATGAGTAAATGTCTCAGAAACCGGATCGAATTTATCCAAAAACCCCTCGCATCCAATCCAGAGCGATCCGGAACGGTCTTTGAAAAGGGCCGAAATTAACATCCCGCTCAGACTGTTGGTTTGCCCAGGCTCATGTTTGAACACCTTGAATTTGTAGCCGTCGTACCGGTTCAATCCGTATTGCGAACCAAACCATATGAACCCCTGATCATCTTGTACGATCTGGGATACTCTCTTCTGCGACAGTCCCTCTTCTGTGGAAAGTCGCCTGAAATAGATATCCTTTCCATCGACCACGGGCAACGTGATCGTACGCGGATTCACATGCGCTTGCTGCGCGGTATCCGTGTTAACGATCCGATCGGCGGAGTGCCCCGCAGGTGTTTGAGCTATTGCGAACCGGAGTGGACATAAGAGCGGGAGAAGGACGCAGAAGGCACCCCAGCGCATCAGAGCCGCCGGCTTGAGTGACCCTCGATAAACAAAAGAAGTCGCAGCCTTTATCATTTTCGTCTGGGAATCCAGGGGTACCGTTTGTTGAAAATCATACCCCCGGAAAACAGGCAGGAGCGTTCTGATGACGACGTGTGGAATGGACAGACAAGGTATGTGGACGATCGCACGCGGGCTGCATCATCTACCTAGCGTCCTTCCTCGCAAGGTCGGGGCCTCACCGCTGATAGTCTTGCCCTGGAGGCACCGGGTCGTACTGAAATTGGCTTCCTACCGGACGAATGATAGACCTCTTTCTATCTCTGGGACTTGGTCGTTCCACCACAAATGAGCAGCGTGAGTCGTTTGAAGCGGACCATCTTTTCCCATCGGCGAAGGTGACGGTTAAGAAATCGATCCAGCGGACATACTCGATACGCCAAGTTCCGGTGACAGCTCCACTGGTGCGAGTCTCAACAGCGTTACGGATGCGCATATACTGCTCAGGACCAGGCGTACCTTGGGCAGAATTATTGCACGCGTTATCCGGATCGTCGTCATGGGCAAGTGTCTTTCTGCACGGTATGCGGCCGAGATAAGAAGAGGGATTCACTCGAGGTCCATAAATTTCGCATCCACCGAGCGATAGTATCGAGTGAGATTGATCTGAATATTGGTGTTTTCTGGATTGATTCGGAAAGCCATCGCCCCGAATGGGCAATGTTTACTTTTGGGGATCTCAGGAAGAAGGTCCGATTCTTGAGAGGCCGGTGTTTGCGGTACAAAACACTACCATAAGCGAAAAAAATAAGACCTTCAGCATCAAAAACTCGTTAGAGGGTCGATGTCTATAGTGTATTCGTGGCTTGAGTAATCTGCGAGGTCCATCGCGCCGGTACTTGGAAGCTTTGAGCAACAGCATCCCTCCTCACAAGCCGGTAGCTCGTCTAAGGACCATTGCGCGTTGAATTCGTCCTGCGTCATTCGGGCACGTCCTGATCCTCCGGCATATACCAAGGGACAGTTTTGTGCTGGAACAGCCCAGGATGCTTTTGGATGGCCTCACACAGTACCATGTGGGCTATTTCGATGGAATCTTTCACGTCTTTCTCCCAATCGCTCTTTGACCCAATGAGTGTCAGGAACGGTCTTCTTTGCCGTACGGATGGCGAGCACCAGACTAGCGGCGACAACCAGGGAAGAGCCCGGCCGTTCGAAGTCAACTCGCCGGTTCTGACCGCATACCTTCATGGGATCATCGTGGGCGAATAAAAAACGAAATTGATCCACATCGCTGCTTGTAAATCTATTGCCATAAGTGAGTTAAACTTCCTTGCAATCACGGAGGCGGAATGCGTCTGAAGGGGAAGGTTGCGCTTGTTACAGGCGGAGCATCGGGAATCGGCTATGCCATTGCCGAGCGGTTTGCGATAGAAGGTGCCAATGTTGCCATAGCGGACGTAGATGGCGAAAGCGCGGAGGCGGCAGCAGAGCGTCTTCAGAAGATTGCGCTAGCGAACATCTCAGGTATCGCCATGGATGTAACGAAGGAAGATCAGGTCGAGAGTGGTGTAAGGGATGTTCTTCAGCGGTATGGCGGTCTGGATGTTCTTTGCAGCAATGCGGGAGTCCAACATATCGCGGGTGTCCATGAGCTGACGTACAGCGACTGGAAGAAGGTCACATCAACCCATCTGGACGGAGCGTTTCTGACGACGCGAGCGTGTCTTCGCCATATGTATCGGTCTGGGCGGGGCGGAACGATTCTCTACATGGGCTCTGTTCATTCGAAGATTGCCTCTGTGTTGAAGGCGCCTTATGTTGCGGCGAAGCATGGAATTGTTGGACTTTGTCGCACGGTCGCCAAGGAGGGAGCACAATACGGCGTGCGGGCGAATGTGATCTGTCCGGGGTTCGTCCGTACTGCTCTGGTCGAGAAACAGATACCGGAGCAGGCCGAACTCCTCGGCATCACTGCGGAAGAAGTCGTTCAGAAGGTCATGCTGAAGGATGCCGTAGATGGCCAGTTCACGACGACCGATGAAATTGCGGAGGCGGCCGTGTTTCTCGCTCAGCAGAGGACGCTGGCGCTGACGGGGCAGTCGATCATCGTCAGCCATGGGTGGGTAATGGAGTAGTCGTGTGAGCGCCGCTGCCAGAAGTGGCTTCCAATTTCTGGCGCTCCGCGCAATGAAGTTCACGCATAAGCGGATGGAGGCCTTTGCACACATGGCGAAGCGATCGAACCGGTCGGCTTCGCCAAATCGGTCATGAGTGAGAGAACCGCGCTTGTTCTCGCGATCAAAGGATTTCGAATACCCGGTAGCTGACGCCATTGGGTTGTCGTTCGCCAATGCTAACAGCCACAATTTTGTTGAGCCATGCGTATTTCAGTGCGGAAGTTTCGAAAAACGGAGCTGTGCGTAGATAGTATTCAGAAGCTGCAATGTTCTCCCCACGGGCAATTTTTGCGCTAACTTCGACCGAAGCGTGTCGCACGCCACGGTAAGTCATGACAATAATAGCTTCGTCATCTGTCTTCAGAACTAAACGAGCGTCCTGCTGAGAGGACCCATCGGCTCGAACCAGCAAGAGGTCAGAGCTGGCCTGGGGCAACACGACTCCTTTGAGACGGTCTCCTTCGAAGTGCCCACCGGATACCGTGAATACCCTGCGCTGTCCGGCAGGCGTATTGCCAACTTCCATCACTGGATCCAGAGTCATGCTGATCGTAAACAAAGGGCGCGATTGCAATTCTTGCATCGAATTTCTCCGTTCCTGTGTGTCTTTTGATGGCACGCGAATGCGATCTTCTCCCACACTGGCGAGATTAGGTCATCCTGTGTTATTCGTCCAATGCATTGATTGTATGAACAATATGCAGGATATGAATGATTGTCCGCAGCGAACTTCGCCGCCGTTGAACGCTGTTGCGTGAATGTCGACACGGGATGTCAGCTATCAAATCGTAGAGGTGCAGACGATTTTCTAGATGTCGCGAGTGACTCGAACGATAAGATTCTTCATCCATATCGACGCCGGGTCTTGTTCCGTTCGCAAAGCGGAAAAGAGTTGTTCCCGATATTTTCCCGGATTGATCGGCGGGGGTGTCATCGACAACGAAAGGGGACTCATCCAAATTGTTACAAAACGCTTTGGCACGACGGCTACTAGATCTGTCTGGCTTACCGCTTGCAGCGCTTGTAGATAGTTTGGGACGCGCAAGGCAATTCTTCTCGTTTGTCCTTCCTGCCGAAGCCAAACATCCACTGGGTCCTCAGAGGCTCCGTAACCGACAACGGCAACGTGCTTCGCAGTAAGGAAGCTGTCCAGGCGGCTGAGGTGACGGGGTAGGGATCGACCTGCTCGGAAAACCACGACCTCGGTGTCCGTGAACAAGGACCTCCGATAGAACCCGGGCAGATCAATGTCGGCACATGAAATCAAAAAGTCAAGAGTTTGATATCGCTCCGGGGCCAGCATGACAGGGCTTTGCCATGCCACAAGGGACAGTGTGATTCCGGGTGCCTCCGCGTTCAAACGCTCGACAAGTGGAGGAAGAACCAAATGTGCAACATGATCCTGCATCTGGATTGAAAAAGTTCGATCACTGCTTTCCGGCGAAAATGGCCTGGCATTCAGGGTATTCTGCAGCTGATGTAACAAATCGGGAAGTGAATCGCGCAACTGGGCAGCTCGTGGTGTCAACTGCATTCGGGAACCGATGCGGACGAGCAGCGGATCCGATAGCAAATGCCGCAAGCGGTTGAGTGCGTGACTGGTTGCCGGTTGGGATAGGCCGGCTTTTCGAGCAGCTCGTCCCACATGGGCCTCGGTGAGGAGCGCATCGAGAACGACCAACAAATTGAGGTCAAAGCCTGCTAGATTCATCATGCGAATCATTGTCGCAGCCTTTAGTTCCCAAACATTTCGACCGACCCTGCTCGCGGCGACGACGGATCCGGATCGCGCTGCCGCCAAGCGTCGCCGGAACGAGCGAAGACACTTTCAACTTTCGCCCAATAAAAGCGAAACGTTTCGTTGATCATAAATATGCGGTATCTCAATTAATCGTGAGATCTTGCGTCTCGCGTGTTGTCTGTTTACTATTGCATATTTATGCGGCAATGAAATTAATTCGTTGACAGGGAAATCTCGGATTCATATGCTGGCTCCTGTTTCATTCAGGAGGAGTCATATTGAAAGCAACTGCTGTAGTCGCTCTCTGCGAGTCTCCTTCTGACGGTCGGTGCTGGACTCCGATCTGCGTGCTTTGGGATAAACCAAAGCGACCTGAGCAAACATCGGATCAAACGAATATCGAAGATCGAGGGATTATGAAGAATAAAAAGTTCTACCTGATGTTGTTGCTGGGCTCCCTGGGAGTAGTGGACGCGTTGGCGCAACGACCGTCTATCTCCGCGAACAAGCCTCGCGTCGTCATCACCGCCGACCCTGAGCTGGATGACAACGACACGCTGATTCGCGCGATCTTATATACAACTGACTTCAATGTGGAAGGGCTGGTCTACCAGGAGTCGACCTTTCACTGGAAGGGTGATGGCAAAGGGACAACGCAATTCCGTCCTGCATGGGGAGCAGCCCGCGCGAAGACATGTCCAGAGGGCTGCACTACGTACAGATGGCCCTTCCCGGAGAAGGAGGCGTTCATCGACCATATCGTTGATGCGTATGCCAAGGTCTACAAGAACCTGAAGGTCCATAATCCGGAGTATCCGGATCCGGCGTTGCTGAAGTCCAAGATCAAGTGGGGCAACGTTGAGTTTGAGGGCGACTTCTCAAGGGACACAGATGGCTCGAATCTGATCAAGTCTCTTCTCATGGATGACAAACCGGGTCCGCTGTACGTTACGGCGCAGGGCGGACAGAGCACGATCGCACGCGCCCTGCGCTCGATCTATATGGAATGCCACGATAAGCCACAGTGGCAAAGCGTCAAGGAAAAGATATCGCGCAAGCTGGTGATTATTCCGTTCGGTGACCAGGACGGGACATATAACAGCTACATCAAGCCGAACTGGCCGGATGTAGCCGAGTGGTCGCTGGCGATGGTTGAATACGGCTATGGCATTCGCGGTTCGCTCTCCCCGGAGAACATGGTCTATATCAGCGGTCCATGGACAAGAGAGAATGTTCTCAATCAAGGACCTTTAGGGGCGTTGTATCGTGTGTGGCAGGATGGTGTCGTGATGGATCCGACCGACACCTTTGGATTCACAGTAGACAAATTGCGTGAAATGGGACGCCAGGCTCAAGAGAAGGACTCGTTCATCAGCGAGGGAGATACTCCGACATTCCTCAATCTCCTCAACAATGGTCTGCGAGCGCAGAATGGGCGTTGGGGCGGTTGGGGAGGAATCTGGCGAGACGGCGCCGGACCGATGCTGAATATCATTCCGATTCAAGGGCCGTTGCCTCCGGATGACGCGGGCTTTGCACCCGGACTCGCGGCGCAGGGTCAGAAGAATCCCAACGTACCCGATATTGCCAATGCCCCAGCACCACAGGCTCGACCGCAAGGGATGAGGCGGTCGCCGCTGCCTCCTGAGGTCCTGGCATTGAATAATAGATTCTTTGCTGCCTCACAGAATGACTTCGCGGCTCGTCTGAAGTGGTCCGTCACGCCCAATTTCAAGGATGCCAATCACGAACCCAAAGTGACCGTGAAGGGCCCGCTCGATCTAACTGCCAAAGCGGGAAGCACCGTGGCCCTTCAAGGCGCCGCATCGGACCCTGATCACAATAGCGTCAAGGTGAAGTGGTGGCAGTACAAGGATGCGGGTTCCTATGGAGGCAGTGTCCGGATTGACAGCCCGGAGGCGCTCAAAACCAACATCGTCATTCCCGCGGACGCGAAGGTTGGCGATACGATCCACCTGATTCTGGAAGGAACTGACAGCGGCACGCCCGCCCTAACGCAGTACCAGCGTGTTGTAATTACCGTGCAATAGGGGCTCTGGCTCGTCTCTTCACGCGGTAAATTAAGCACGGCTTCTATCCGGTGTGGAGTCTGCCGCTGCGGTTGCGACAGCGGCAGAGAGAAACAGTAGAACCCGACCAAGCGATGAAGACTGGTCGCCGAAGTGACGTGTCATCACTTCGGCTTGTTAAATCGCGCAGGGAGAACCCCCTTCAATTTCTCCCTGTACTCTGATCCCGCCAAACTCAGGCGGCTGATATCGGACAGGCCGTGGTTGTCGACTGAATCGTGTTTGACCTTCTAGCGATGAAGAAAGATGCATCCTTGAGTTCCGTTTCGCCGAAAGTGATCCGGACTCTGTCGGCAGTCGTGAGTAGAGAACTAGCCTTACTGAATCTCAATCGAAGATTTACCTGCTCACCTGCAGCAATTTGGGTTGCCGAACCAGGATCCTCAGTTGAGGAATAGAGCGCATAAAGACCCTTGGAGTTCGTGACATCATCTTTCGGACCAACGATCTGGGCCTCCACGTACATTATTCTGCGATTGTGAGTCCCACCTCGATGAGTCGTTCTTTGGTCTATCGAGATCGGAAAGCTGTAAGCTTCATTGCCATGGTTAACCATCGACAACTCGACAATTGCATCGCCTCCGGCTTCCAACCTGCAAGACTTGTTGATGACTCGGAATGGCAGTTCATAGTCGAAGGATGGAGTAGACGATCCCATTGTCCCGCCCGGAACACCGAGACTACTAAGCCCTGCAACAGGCTTCGTGAGATCTAGTTCTTTCACCTCTGTTGCCTGGCCAACCAACAGAAACGTCATACTTGCAGCAAAGAACAGCTTCATCACAACTCCTAGTTGCAGGTTGTTACCTCCCAATCAATGCTTCGTATCAACTGTCGGGATATAAACGGTCTGAGAGCGGAATATCTGCCCTGGTCGCAGCGTAGTCGTTGGGAAGTTCGTCCGGTTTGGAGAATCGGGAAAATGTTGTGTCTCCAGGCAGAACGCCGCTATGCCAGCTCGTTGGGCTCCTGCTGGCGGAGTAGGGAAGCGCGGGACGTAAAACTGCAAGCCGGGCTGGTCCGTAATCACCTGTAATGTTCGCCCGCTTTTCTGATCTCTGACTTCAGCATTCGGCGAGCTGCGACGATGGCTGTTTAGAGCGAAGTTCTGGTCGTAGCCAAGCTCAGGAATTTTGTCCGCGATTGGATGAGGGGTCGTAAAGTCGAAGGCCGTATCGTGCACGCTCTCGATTTGGCCCGTCGGAATGCTGGTTGCGTCTGTCGGCGTGTAGTGGGCCGCATCGATCCATGCAATGTCTTCGAAGACGGGCTCCTGGCCCGACATCGACAGGTTGAAATACGCGTGGTTGGTCAGGTTGACCACAGTGGTGCGGTCTGTGGTTGCGCGGTACTGTATCACGAGTGCCGGGTTATGGCGATACCTGACCAACGTGAAGGTCACTTGAACAGAGAGACTGCCGGGGAACCCCATATCGCCATCGGGTGACACCAGAGACATCTCCACACCGTCTTTGACAATGCGGGGACTCCAGACCTTCTTATTGAATCCGACAGTCCCGCCGTGGAGTGCGTTGCCATTGTTATTGATGGGGATGGTGTACTCCATTCCATCGAGGGAGAAGCGGCCATGTGCGATTCGATTCGCAAATCTTCCGACAGTCGCCCCCATGACCGAGTTACGCGGCTCAAGATAGGGTTCGAGGTTCGGAAAGCCAAGAACGATGTTTCCGGTCCGACCACTGCGATCGGGTGCGCGTATCGCCACAATGCGCGCACCATAATTGGAAGTCTGAACGGTTAGCGATCCATCGCGCAACGTAAAGAGTTCGACGGGTTGCCCGTCTGGCAGATGCCCCCAGTTCTCGCTCGATACGACAACTTCTCCGGTCAAACGAGCGGTACAGAAGAGGAGTGACAAGATGACTACGATAAGAGATCGAGAAATCCGGTAATAGCGAGGAATGGCAGCCTCCACACATGCGTATCAGTGGTTTTGCGATCCTGCCTAGCTTATCTCTGAATCGAGATGTTTGAAGTTGTCATTGGCGGATAAAGAATAACGGCCACAAAAATATTCGGAGTAGAGGTGCGCCGGATATCAAAAATGCAGTGCCGCCAATCCTCAAGTAGCATCACTCACTCCTTGCCGTCTGTGTCGATGCGCTACTCCCTATCGTCGATCAACCTACTGAAACAAAAAGGCCTTACAGGTAAAAGACCGGAAAAACACCTAAACAGCGCCAGATTGTGGTGCTTACTCTCGTCCGGCTTTACAAACCGCTCTCTTCGCTGCGGTGAAGGCTTTGTGTATGCAATCGCAAAGCCTGCGGGGTAGAGGTGCGGAAACTTGGAGGCCCAACAATGCAAAACCGTACATGGCAAAAAAACTGGCGGCCCACCGCTGATCGTGCTTCGTTTCTCGTCACTACATTTTTTCTGGTCTTTCTGAGCCTGCTCTCGCCCGCTTGCTTCGGCCAGGCAAGCTCCAGTTCTGACATCTCCGGCAAAGTCACCGATCCCACCGGCGCCGCGATCGCCGGCGCGACCATTCACCTCATCAACAACGGCACCGGCGCAGAGCGTACGGCCACCTCCAACGATCAAGGAGACTGGTCCATTCCGAACGTTCCACCCACAAACTACAAACTGCGGGTCGAAAAAC
This genomic window from Terriglobus albidus contains:
- a CDS encoding two-component regulator propeller domain-containing protein; this translates as MNPRTITLPVVDGKDIYFRRLSTEEGLSQKRVSQIVQDDQGFIWFGSQYGLNRYDGYKFKVFKHEPGQTNSLSGMLISALFKDRSGSLWIGCEGFLDKFDPVSETFTHYRIDPNRAAGEIAPVTHISQDHSGMLWLSTRNGLFQFNPTTGDVKRFRHDPNDPSSLGDNDIQATAEDSTGAFWVSTSQALNEFDRNTGKVRRQINLGESGVGLWFHEDRSGVLWIIYGSDGRIATFDRIANTLIRYKLDWTSGLRNRTIQAYTMLEDQQGTMWFGTGAGLLKFDREHRRFIGYSHQPNDSNSLAGNRVMALFQDREGNIWTGMHEVEPSYFATKPLSFENLSHESDNPDCLNPSLISTIYEDRNNVLWAGVDQRLKRIDRKSGRCSLFHPAGGSEVLSIIEGGQDILWLGNAGPGLLRYDRRTGTLKGYAHNPADPTSLCSGVTDRLLIDHTGKLWAATWDGLCGFNASSQNFTTYKPTPNTRGLNYFAIAEDRKGDLWLGSNVGGLQRFDPSTKRFTEIYEHDTKDPTSLSNNRVNSVYFDHSGTLWVGTQDGLDKFDAKTRQFRSYYEQDGLSGNVVSCILEDRRGNLWMSTNNGLSVLDPSKETFKNYSAADGLPGPDLTGWGACFKSPGGEMFFGGFSGAVAFHPDQVVDYTYTPPVVLTNFRLFDRPVTTGPDSLLSKSIAYTSSLTLSHDQNVFSLEFAALSYINSATNRYRYKLDGLDHQWHEVGSNQRYVTYTTLPPATYTFHVQGATSRGPWSEPGLVLTIQILPPWWATWWFRTLCISVFAAFLAGIYRLRIRQLRQEEKHLREVVETIPAMAFTVGPDGSHEFVSGRWLEFTGSTEKSILGFGRELAVHPDDLEAHLTKWRASLETGAPFENEARHCNSHGVYRWFLVRALPLRDHHGTILKWYGILTDIEDRKRAEEKLQELRTNMSQTSRTSMGAEISASIAHEINQPLTSILANAQACSRWLGLAVPNIEQAVTSAGRVVRDARSADAVMRNIRSLFKRQPALKAPCNMVDLVREAVGLIKEDVNRRSIPIEYDYQEPVLMVLVDRFQIQQVIMNLVGNAIDAMQGSDRPPFLRIRIRQTTDRRVLTEFIDNGCGLPLDSLDNIFDAFVTTKKNGMGIGLAISRSILEAHDGQLRAENNPDFGAKFSLLLSAPQPTIASD
- a CDS encoding 3-hydroxybutyrate dehydrogenase translates to MRLKGKVALVTGGASGIGYAIAERFAIEGANVAIADVDGESAEAAAERLQKIALANISGIAMDVTKEDQVESGVRDVLQRYGGLDVLCSNAGVQHIAGVHELTYSDWKKVTSTHLDGAFLTTRACLRHMYRSGRGGTILYMGSVHSKIASVLKAPYVAAKHGIVGLCRTVAKEGAQYGVRANVICPGFVRTALVEKQIPEQAELLGITAEEVVQKVMLKDAVDGQFTTTDEIAEAAVFLAQQRTLALTGQSIIVSHGWVME
- a CDS encoding DUF3237 domain-containing protein; the protein is MQELQSRPLFTISMTLDPVMEVGNTPAGQRRVFTVSGGHFEGDRLKGVVLPQASSDLLLVRADGSSQQDARLVLKTDDEAIIVMTYRGVRHASVEVSAKIARGENIAASEYYLRTAPFFETSALKYAWLNKIVAVSIGERQPNGVSYRVFEIL
- a CDS encoding LysR family transcriptional regulator — encoded protein: MIRMMNLAGFDLNLLVVLDALLTEAHVGRAARKAGLSQPATSHALNRLRHLLSDPLLVRIGSRMQLTPRAAQLRDSLPDLLHQLQNTLNARPFSPESSDRTFSIQMQDHVAHLVLPPLVERLNAEAPGITLSLVAWQSPVMLAPERYQTLDFLISCADIDLPGFYRRSLFTDTEVVVFRAGRSLPRHLSRLDSFLTAKHVAVVGYGASEDPVDVWLRQEGQTRRIALRVPNYLQALQAVSQTDLVAVVPKRFVTIWMSPLSLSMTPPPINPGKYREQLFSALRTEQDPASIWMKNLIVRVTRDI
- a CDS encoding DUF1593 domain-containing protein — protein: MKNKKFYLMLLLGSLGVVDALAQRPSISANKPRVVITADPELDDNDTLIRAILYTTDFNVEGLVYQESTFHWKGDGKGTTQFRPAWGAARAKTCPEGCTTYRWPFPEKEAFIDHIVDAYAKVYKNLKVHNPEYPDPALLKSKIKWGNVEFEGDFSRDTDGSNLIKSLLMDDKPGPLYVTAQGGQSTIARALRSIYMECHDKPQWQSVKEKISRKLVIIPFGDQDGTYNSYIKPNWPDVAEWSLAMVEYGYGIRGSLSPENMVYISGPWTRENVLNQGPLGALYRVWQDGVVMDPTDTFGFTVDKLREMGRQAQEKDSFISEGDTPTFLNLLNNGLRAQNGRWGGWGGIWRDGAGPMLNIIPIQGPLPPDDAGFAPGLAAQGQKNPNVPDIANAPAPQARPQGMRRSPLPPEVLALNNRFFAASQNDFAARLKWSVTPNFKDANHEPKVTVKGPLDLTAKAGSTVALQGAASDPDHNSVKVKWWQYKDAGSYGGSVRIDSPEALKTNIVIPADAKVGDTIHLILEGTDSGTPALTQYQRVVITVQ
- a CDS encoding aldose epimerase family protein, whose amino-acid sequence is MSLLFCTARLTGEVVVSSENWGHLPDGQPVELFTLRDGSLTVQTSNYGARIVAIRAPDRSGRTGNIVLGFPNLEPYLEPRNSVMGATVGRFANRIAHGRFSLDGMEYTIPINNNGNALHGGTVGFNKKVWSPRIVKDGVEMSLVSPDGDMGFPGSLSVQVTFTLVRYRHNPALVIQYRATTDRTTVVNLTNHAYFNLSMSGQEPVFEDIAWIDAAHYTPTDATSIPTGQIESVHDTAFDFTTPHPIADKIPELGYDQNFALNSHRRSSPNAEVRDQKSGRTLQVITDQPGLQFYVPRFPTPPAGAQRAGIAAFCLETQHFPDSPNRTNFPTTTLRPGQIFRSQTVYIPTVDTKH